taatataattttatgtatatattaatatggaTGGGCACATGAATTTAATCCCTTATATCTTCATTTTGCCTTTAAATAGATGGATATTCATTGCATAAATTTGTCTTTAACATCTAAAAAAGGCTATTTATATTCTCTTATTACTACTCAAATAGTGCTCTAATAACTATTTGAATATGTAATTACATCAAATTCTCATCAAatagataattttttaaaacaaaaaactatttGAAGTGGTAAAGAAAAATCTTTTGTGGGGTGTACATTAAGACGGAAAAAATATACTATATAATTACATATGTTATTTCACTTCTGAGGgaacattattatttattaaatacacGTTAATTATTAActaatatacataatacatcACATGTATGACGATATTATGGTGtcggtataaatcaaaattctgTTATGGTCTTCTCTGGACCGATAATAGATATCGGGGCTTTTGTAAGATTTAATGATCAAATTGAGTGTCACACTGTCACCTCATCCCTgtgttgttttttaaaacaatgtcaCGCCATTCTCTCTTTACATATGTTTTTTTGGCTTTGTTAAAAAAATGCCTTGGCATCATATATACGAGAATCATATGAGAATTTTAGATTCtaaaatttaaggaaaattaTAAATCTTGAATTCAAATCCAATTCCCCTTCTTCCGAAGCTtgtcttttaaaaaaacaatctcCCTTAATTTAACATTAATTTGAGACATGGCGGAGAAAGAAGATTGATGGTTTAATTTCAAAACCAAATGTTATTGACGCAGGTTCGTGGGTGCACTGTGGTTACCACTTGACTACTTCAATAGTTGCACCGCCTCTGCTCAGTCTTCCATACGCCTTCACCTTTCTTGGGTGGGAGGTAGGGATCGTATGTCTAATTGTTGGAGCTCTCGTCACTTTCTATTCCTACAATTTGTTATCGATGGTCCTTGAACACCATGATCAGATGGGTAATCGCCAATTGCGCTTCAGAGACATGGCTCATCAAATTTTGGGTACGTAAATTTTTCTATATCTAGACAATGATGTACCTAAGTCTTCGGAAGCCCTGGCCAAACCCTAAAAAAGAGGCattctttaaaaaattaaatgtccTATGTTACTTAATTGGGTTTAGAACTACCATAACACTAGTATTTCATTTCAAAAATTTGGGATCCTGGGCGGCGGCACATGTCGCCCAACCCAAAGGATGCCCTTGCATTCAGAAGCCAAGGAAGGACTATATCATTCAAAAGAACATgtcattctatgcataaaagTCCTTTTACAATGTCCACACTCAATAATTACAGACAAAATCAACATTGTTACCAcacaatttcataattttttgaataGTTTGAACGTCTGTGATGGCCATTACAGTGACTTCTACTGTAGGAGCTCTCATCACTTCTAACATTGTATATAACCCATGTGGCAGGACCAAGATGGGGACGGTATTATGTGGGTCCGATCCAGTTTATGGTTTGCTACGGTGCTGTTGTGGCTTGCACTCTTCTTGGAGGGCAGTGCATGAAGGTTATTTTCGTTACATTTTACAGGCCAAACccatcataatttttttgccACAAAACCAAGCAAACTGACATAACTCTTGTGAGCGCAGGCAATTTACTTGCTGTCAAGCCCAAATGGGAGTATGAAGCTTTATCAATTTGTGATAATATTTGGTGGTCTGATGCTTGTTCTAGCTCAAATCCCTTCTTTTCACTCACTGAGGCACATCAACTTGATCTCACTGGTTCTCTGCCTTGCATATAGTGCTTGTGCCACTGCTGCTTCCATTTACATCGGTAATAATTTAACAGCTAGCCATGTAGAATTAGAATCAGCAACTCAGCACTACATAATATAACTATATCCCCCTATAATGCATGGATTTATTTTTCTCAGGAAGTTCAAACAAGGGACCAAAGAAGGACTATTCCATCAATGGCAACACTGAAAATCGTGTTTTCGGGGTCTTTAACgccattgccatcattgccaCAACATTTGGCAATGGTATCATCCCAGAAATTCAGGTTAATTTCAACTTAGCTATGTACTAAGTAATGATAGGAATTCCAGCAGTTGATATCCCAGTTATCCCAGATGTTGAGTTGTATGCACAAGGTTTCGTGTGCatcatgtgggacatgtggAGCCCACGAATTAACATAGATCATATGCTTCTAACTCAACAGTTAGGATAAATGAGATACCAAttgttgagatctttatcattttcgatataCTAAGGCTTAGTTTGGCAAATTTCATGCAAATTAGTTTGTTGACAGGCAACACTAGCACCACCTGTGAAGGGCAAGATGTTCAAGGGACTTAGTGTGTGCTATGCAGTGGTGACAGTAACATTCTTCAGTGTTGCAATATCTGGCTACTGGGCTTTTGGCAACCAAGCTGAGGGGCTAGTCCTCAGCAACTTCTCTGTTGATGGGAAGCCTTTGGTGCCAAAATGGTTTATCTTGATGACCAATATCTTCACAATTCTTCAACTCTCCGCCGTCGGTGTGGTAAGAAGAATATCACTCCATTCAGCAACTTTTACTTATATGTCATTTGGTagggttatgtcaatccgaagtgggataaagtcttaacactctCTCTACTTACATTTTCGAAAAacgttacatatatatatatggcaacaAATAAGATTATGTTTTTGGTGCCAGGTTTACTTGCAGCCTACGAATGAAGTGCTTGAGAGAACATTTGCAGACCCAACACATGAGGAATTCTCTGCCCGCAATGTCATCCCCAGAGTGATTTCAAGGTCACTGTCTGTGATTGCAGCGACGACAATGGCTGCGATGCTTCCATTCTTTGGCGATATCAATTCGCTTATCGGGGCGTTTGGATTCATACCTCTGGACTTCATCTTGCCTGTGGTGTTCTTCAGCTTAACATTTAAGCCAACAAGGAAGAGCCCTGTTTTTTGGTTAAATATCAGTATTGCTGGGTTTTTCTCAATCTTGGGTGTTATTGCTTCAGTTGCATCAGTTAGGCAGATAGTTCTTGATGCCAAAACTTACAGATTATTTGCTGATGTATGATAAACTACATCAGAAaactacaaaaattaaaattggtgCAAGtattatatattcatatattgaCTATTAAGAGCTAGGTCATATATTGAGGTCCTTAAGAGCTTCTTTCGGAGATATATGATACATCAAGGAGGACCCAGGAATTAAAATCACTGGAGCACAAAGGTGATACGGGGGCAGCgtcctcataatttttttttgggttctttatataatatatttatgccTATCGCAATTTCACAAGACGCAGATTGTTCTGTCCAAATAGGCCGAACTACAATGAGCTACTGAGCTTAGGGCTCTATTGACTGTTGGGGCTTGTTTGTTGACATAGGAGAGGGAGAATGGTATTATCGTATTGCGAGAAATTGAGGGACTTGGTAGGTGGGCTTGACAAATGACAAGGTAAAGGTAGGGCCTAGGATTTATGAGGATTGGATTGTGTCAAAGTTAATTAGTGGGTTGCGTTGGAATTAGTGGATTGAGAATCTTAGGATCAATTTGTCCTAAATTTATAGTGTAATTAgtgtaattttttaatttgactGGGGCCGTGCCCCCAGTGTTATAGCACTACGTCCGCCTCTGTGTCCAAGTTTAATTctcaataataatattttttccaACCCATACAACGAACattctatataaaaaaaaaagaattttacaaTCATATCTTATAAATAAATTCTTAAGTTCTTGTAAAAGTTATTAGTAAAAAATCAACTTGAGAGCTACTTTTGGAGACTTATATTAGTCAAATTTTATGATCTAAAaagttaatttttaaaatttttttacgtAGTAATACCGATAAAAATCGGCCGGTTTAACTAGTATCTGACTGATATAGGTTAACttagtattttttaaattgaaaCTTGTCGATGAGGGGTCTTGTACCCGATTGAACCGATACGTGGTATCTAAAACATTGATTGTGATGCGAAATTATGGGTCATTGGCTTATCGAGACTGAAAACAATTATTTACACACGTCAGACATATGGTAAAGCATATGAGAACCACTTAATATTTTTCTCCATCAATAAGAACAATCTATTGtaattgtccaaaaaaaaaaaaaaaaaaaaagaaaaagaaacacaatgCACGGTTCATTGTCCCGTAATACTTGAGTTCTATGTAAGGTTTTCAATGACCACAATGAATAATTTCAATTCAGCTCAAACCAATGCCAGGCCACTAGCACAtgctccattttttttaaaaaaaaaaaaaaacacattacaAAAAAGCAATATATATTGCTGGCTGTGGGGTTCGAACCCACGCGCACTTATGTGCATCAGATCTTAAGTCTGACCCCTTAAACCACTCGGGCAAACCAGCTTCTTGAAGGATCGTCCAcatttaaatttatatattgttTAATAGCTTCCGTGGAAGCATCTAGAACTGTCTCGGACTCTCCTTTTCTTCCCTTCGTTCTCAAACTGCCGTATCTGTATAACAACTCACTCTCCTTTCCCGTGAAGTTTGATTTCTCAGTCGCTTTGACATCTTTGTGATCACTCCAATCCTCGCTTATTCAACAGAGAGAATGGCGGAGCACTTAGCGTCGATATTCGGGACGGAGAAGGACAGAGTGAACTGTCCTTTCTACTTCAAGATCGGCGCATGCAGGCACGGTGACCGATGCTCTCGTCTTCACACCAAGCCCAGCGTCAGCCCCACTCTCCTTCTTTCCAACATGTATCAGCGCCCTGACATGATCACACCAGGTGTCGATGCTCAGGGCAACCCGATCGACCCTCGCAAGATCCAAGACCACTTCGAGgttccttttctctcttttctttcttaggTTAACGATTTCTATTTAATTATTATGTTCTGGCTGATGGATGTTGTACAATCGTAATCTCCAAAGTTGAAATAGTTGTTCATGGCATACTTCGGTTATGCTTTTGGTGAATTTGAATTGAAGCTTACGTCTACTGTTCTGAGATCTAGAGCTGAGGCCTGCTTTCTAATGTATGTGTTttggtattttttgttttactttatGAAGTGATTGTATCTTTGTTAATTCTCTATAGCTATGTACAGTGTTGTGGTAATTTTGTGGTCTTAAAAAGTTTTTGATTGAAATTGTAGGATTTCTATGAGGATTTGTTTGAGGAACTGAGCAATTATGGTGAAATTGAGAGTTTGAATGTCTGCGACAACCTTGCCGACCACATGGtaaatcttttttttgttttaagagaaaattttgttataCTATGGCTATTTCGTTTGGTCTCTTGTTTTAATTTATGTACTGGTGGCTTTCTGCAGGTAGGAAATGTGTATGTGCAGTTTAGAGAGGAAGAACATGCTGCTAATGCTATCCGAAATCTATCTGGGAGATTTTACGCTGGTTAGCctaattgtttcttttcttcttataGCGCCATAATTTAGGAATCTAACTTAAAAGATGGGTTGTAGACTTGTAGGTATTATCAAATCTCACTTAGCTTCTTGCCCTTATTTGTTTTCTGAACAAATTTGTCACAGGTCGTCCCATCATTGTTGATTTTTCTCCTGTGACGGACTTTCGTGAAGCAACTTGTAGGCAATATGAGGAGAATGCGTGCAACCGTGGTGGTTACTGCAATTTCATGCACCTTAAAAGGATCAGCAGGTAAAAGGGCCTTTCAATAGCCAGTTTTTGAATCACATTTAATTGAATGTTTTTATCAgattttgtttctcttgtttCTTTGTTAGGGATTTGAGGCGACAGTTATTTGGGAGGTATCATCGAAGGGGTAGCCGCAGCCGAAGCCGAAGTCCTTATAGACATCGTAGCTATGAAGACCACTCTCACGAGCGCAGTAGAAAGTATGATGACAAGCATCACTACTCTGAAAGTAGGAGGCGGCACAGGAGCACAAGCCCTAGTCATAGGAGAGGGCGAAGCAGAAGCCCAGGGAGGCGGAACCACAGCCCAGTCAGGGAAGGTAGTGAGGAGCGACGTGCCAAAATTGAAATGTGGAACAGGGAAAGAGAAGACCGAGAGGGTGCTGATAAGATCAAGCACGATAATGGAAATAATAAAGCTGAAGGTCGAGACGATGTGTACATGCAAAATGGTAATCAGTACCATGGATATCAGCAGCAGCCACCACCACAACAGGAAGGATATGGACATTAAAGCCATATAGTTTACCTGGTTCGTATTCTAACTCTTGTATGATTTCTAAATTCTATGTCATAGTTTGCTACTAAAAGGGATAAACAAGTCTTTTTTCCCAACAAAAGCccaccaaataaataaatatagcgCTTACTGTCCATTTCCACTGTGCAGGTGGTGTGCAGGTTCACAATTCTGTGATATGGAATGTGAAATGTTTTCTCTTTTGCATTGATCAACTTAATTCATAGAGTTTTTTGCATGATTGATTGTGTCTTAAGCTTGTAAGCATCGGGTCTCCAGTTTCATCCGTTAAACTCACCCCAGATTTCTTTAGGAATTATAACCTTTTCTAAAATCTCTCTTAGAGGAAATCTATTCTGGTCTTGGTACAACCAATGTTACTGCTAAAAAGTTTCTTCCTCCTGTTTATGCACCTggctaattttttttgaaagtccttccttcattTGAAGATATAATAACATATTTTCTGGCTCAATTTTCTGTACTTGTCTGACTCCTATATGTGATCTGATTTAAACTGCAGAaatttgtacaaaaatgttTAAAGATCCCCCGTTGCAGTCGTGTTTTCTGGTTTACATTTAGAATCTTGTTCCAGTTCTGTCACTATTTACTAAGTTTTCTACTGCATATCTCGCCAGTGTTTTGGTTGTGAGGAAAGATTTTGACCAAATTTACTTTCACTCGTAAACCTATAGGGGAGGACCTTTTACTCATGTTACTAGCAAGAGCTGATATTTGTAGATTCTTTTCTGGGGTTTTCACAGGATTCGTTAATTATTCACTGTTCTTGTAGTTAGTTTGATTTGGAGGAAGTACAGAGTAATCTTTTGACAGCTGTTAAAGTCTTTAGAAGTCTGTGCCTTCTGTCTGTAGTTGTACTTTCTAATAAAGCCCTTCCCTGAGTTGATCCAACAGATTTAATTCATTACATGTGAGCAAGGTATCTATttgattgttttgctttgtatctgtgtgtctgtgtgtggaGGGACTCTGAGCACCGCATATCCTGGCTAGTGAATGATCAACTTTTCCATGGTTCTGTTTCGATATTGTCTTCCATAAACTCCCTCATCTTTGTTgctcaataaaaaattaatcttACCTTTCAAGTCTTGCAGGTTCTGGTGACCCTGCTTATAAGGACTGAGCCTATTTTAATCACAGCGTACCATGAAAATTGTGTACAGGTTATTGGTTGCTTTTCAGAGGATTGGTTTACAAGACCATTCAGACTATATTGAGGAATAACCAAGATAATTACTCGAGATCTTATTTGGTTCAACCATGTAAGTCAGCTATTAACTACTGTTTGGAATTATTGCTGGTTATCTTCTGTTTTGCCAGACAATCTCTTTTTACTTGTTTCCTTTTTTGAAACTTGTTGGACTACCAATTATTTTAACTTGGATGGCTTTGTTGTACGAATTTGGGCAATGAATTGTTGCTATAAATATTGTGTTCGGCTTTTGATCGTGTATGCTTGTCTTTACTTGCTTCTTGTATTGGTTTGCATATTGCTCACATGTTTCGTCAGTACATGGGATGTTGGTATAGAATAATGCTCATCGGAGATTTTTTTCCCAAACATTGCAAGTATTCTAAGCCTGGGGATTGTGTCCACCTCGTTGAGATTACTTATTGCTTCAAATGAAATGAAGTGTAGGCAACTAAAAAGcagtgttttgaaaaccggtcggaccggccggtcggaccggtgaccgcccacttgtccggtccggttgaggtgtcAGAACCGATGATtggtgaaccgggatatttccggttgaaccggtcagaaccggaccggttttgaccggttcggtcatttattaatgttaataaaatatttttgaaattttgttatttgtagggtttgaactcatgaccttttgttcattaaaaaaggttttaaccactaggctatgagattttctttatttaaaatggtactttatttgaatatattgtatttttatgaagttttcttacatattatatgcatataatataaatatatatataaataattcattacattaaaaccggtttgaaccccggttgaacctttgaaccgtgaaccgaagacttttccggtttgatgaccggtccggttttaagaaccttgCTAAAAAGTGAAGCAATGCCAAATGATTTTCCTAGCTATCTACACCTCTTCTAGCTTTTAGACCCGCCATTAATTAACTTTCCTTCGGAGTAAGTCGATCTGATTATGGTTGTGTTTCTCTGTAGACTGAAAATTCTTCTGATGTGATTCGATTTTGATAGCGGCATTACCCTGAACTTTTGTTGAACATTAGTCCATTTTACCTGAATTAGTAGTGGTTGCACGTCACAAGATGGACTAAATTAGCGAGGCAGAGTGAACCCGGAGGGTATTCAAGAGAAGCCCATGATGTTTATAGAAGGCATCGTACAATTCTACGACGACCTTTGCTTGTAACTGGTAATGATGTTGGATACGCCTCCCGGTCATTACACTTGGTTGGTCTCCAACCCTCAGACTAACCCATCCAAAGGGTAGTAGTTTAGCATCTATTACCTACCAGGACGGTAGGCGAGAAGCAGAATTTCTCCTAGTATAGCTCTTTCCTCTTTGATCCTACCAGCGTGCCGTGAACTGGCATTGGAAACTGATTTTTTTATCCTAGCCTCTTTCCAAGAAAGGCAGGGGTCTATAACCTTTGAATCAAAGGATAAAAAGAGTTCTACGAATATGAGCTCGTCTACAAAAACCATTGACCAAATAATGCATACAAAGATCCAGTGAAAAGAGTCGAATCTTGAATAATAATAGTAAATcgaattgattattttacttaaAAACACAATTAGTTGTGGAATTGGTTTTCCATGTCTCGTAAGTCGGTAATGTAGAGCAAAATTATGCTCCATGACCAAGATGCAAGCATTCACCATACGTTCCAAAATACTAGAATCGAATAAAGACAAGGACAAAGAAGACGCTACAAGACACAAAGTGATCCGAAGATGTGCATATTTTAAGCATGGAAAAAGACAAGTGCCAAAATATTCTAATGCACAAAGCAACAAATTTTCAATAGCTCTAAAGCAAGTATGCAGCGCCCTACCCAGTAGGTTCAGCTCTAACTCCATAAAAGTGCAACTCCAGTTGCCTCCAACCCCAGTATAATCAAACACAGACAAGGGCCAATAAGCACAGAATTTACGATACTTTGACAAACTaatgacaaaaacaaaataccaATCAAGTTTGCAGCACCACAGTACATGAATTAAAGTTGCCAGCTACCCGACCACAAAACCCCACTCACTTTTAGTTGATACACCGCCTACCAAACCAAAAAACAAGGCTCTCGAACAAAATTTAATCACGGGAACTCTAGGTGCCTCCATGTTTGGCTTTTTTGTGAGACTGCAGTCCCACTTCCTTATTAAATGATCtgcaccaaaaaaaacaaaaaacaggtCAATTAAAACTACCACGACTCGATTCTTTTTCATTGAAGTTACCGTGAGTAGTAAATGCTGCAACATACTTGCCACAGGATCCGCATGAGAATTCACCACCAGATTTTGGTGTCTGCGCCTTAGAGTTGGCTCCATTTGCAGGTGTTTTACCAGCCTGCTTTGAAGGGTGAGGAGTTGCAGAGTGCGCTCCCTTCTTACCATCtttaacaaaataataataataacaagcTCAAAGATAGTCTAACAAATCGTGCATGTACAACACATGCTCACAATGAATCATTGTTAAAAACAATTTGCAGCAAACAAGGTTAAACAAATTATTtcatttctcatttcaaatAATTGAACTACATAATGCAACCTTAAAAATCGCATGCACGCATAAAAATTAAGGATCAAATAAGCTCCTCATATTACACTAAATGCaacaaatttagaaaataacTGAGAAGACGTAAAAACAATTCACATTTTCCCCAATGGATTCCTAATGACTGAATTCTTATCTCTAAATTAAACAAGGATTTTTCTTCCTCGTTTTCTCAAGGAACGTCATCACAGTGcaattggattaaatgtttTTGACagagttttaagttttaacaaacATCTTGTCATCATTATAAAGGCAAAGCTAAAATAAAGAACGAAGTCAGTTCAAAACTGATGGAGATAAGattaataaaataaaggaaatgaAGCAACAAAAACAAGGGCAAAAAAAGAAGGGTtgagatgaaaaataaaatttaattcaaaGAAGCCAACATAAAAAGGAGCAGAAATTGTAGATTCTGCAACATCAAAGACTGTTTAAAATGGAAAATATACAGAAGATACATGATCACACAATTTTTTTCTGAATTTATGCACGAAATCATTTtatcaaatcaacaaaaatataCTATATCCATCAACAAACACTCTAATATGTCCCATCTGAATCAATCAACGGCGTatgcaaataaacaaaaaacaaaatggggcagtaaataaataaaaaaatcaaggtTGTTTCTATAAGGTGagtcaataataaaaaattatgaatccTTTAGCACGATGAAGTCTCTAAATCCCCTGATCCAAGTCATGGTTCTTTCAAAATATAATCATGCTGCAATCATATAGAAGGATCCAGTAGATCCTCGAAGGAAAAATATTTGAATAACATACCTGTCTTCTGAGGGATAGCAGACTTTGCCTTCTTAGATACTGGAGTCTTCAAAGCAGAATCATTAGGCCTTTTCTTAACCTCAGCCTTAAGCATGAATGAGAACCATAAGCGTCATAAAGAACTAATTAGTGAAGATCATTACAAAATAGTAATCAAGGTTATACCTTCTTAGGTGTTTCTTCTTCATCAGAATCATCATCATTGCCCTCAGACATCATAAGATCACTCTGCCCAGTAAAAAAAACACGTACATCAAAGTCAATTTCatctgaagaaagaaaaaaaaaacatgaaacagcATCTAGCAGTCGATAAAGCAAGAGGAACAAGATTAACAGGCATCCAGTGAAAAAGGAACAAAATTTATCCTGACAACATCAAATACACTCTTAAGAAAATCTTTGAGTTGCTTTAACAGGAAAGGAATATTTTAGAGTGAGTACCAAGATACTGAATACTG
This genomic stretch from Tripterygium wilfordii isolate XIE 37 chromosome 22, ASM1340144v1, whole genome shotgun sequence harbors:
- the LOC119990939 gene encoding splicing factor U2af small subunit B-like, producing the protein MAEHLASIFGTEKDRVNCPFYFKIGACRHGDRCSRLHTKPSVSPTLLLSNMYQRPDMITPGVDAQGNPIDPRKIQDHFEDFYEDLFEELSNYGEIESLNVCDNLADHMVGNVYVQFREEEHAANAIRNLSGRFYAGRPIIVDFSPVTDFREATCRQYEENACNRGGYCNFMHLKRISRDLRRQLFGRYHRRGSRSRSRSPYRHRSYEDHSHERSRKYDDKHHYSESRRRHRSTSPSHRRGRSRSPGRRNHSPVREGSEERRAKIEMWNREREDREGADKIKHDNGNNKAEGRDDVYMQNGNQYHGYQQQPPPQQEGYGH
- the LOC119990780 gene encoding GABA transporter 1, producing MGGVVEADEGDQKVARQADPQKELDAGALFVLKSKGSWVHCGYHLTTSIVAPPLLSLPYAFTFLGWEVGIVCLIVGALVTFYSYNLLSMVLEHHDQMGNRQLRFRDMAHQILGPRWGRYYVGPIQFMVCYGAVVACTLLGGQCMKAIYLLSSPNGSMKLYQFVIIFGGLMLVLAQIPSFHSLRHINLISLVLCLAYSACATAASIYIGSSNKGPKKDYSINGNTENRVFGVFNAIAIIATTFGNGIIPEIQATLAPPVKGKMFKGLSVCYAVVTVTFFSVAISGYWAFGNQAEGLVLSNFSVDGKPLVPKWFILMTNIFTILQLSAVGVVYLQPTNEVLERTFADPTHEEFSARNVIPRVISRSLSVIAATTMAAMLPFFGDINSLIGAFGFIPLDFILPVVFFSLTFKPTRKSPVFWLNISIAGFFSILGVIASVASVRQIVLDAKTYRLFADV